From the genome of Anaerolineales bacterium:
CAACATAAAAACCACGCTCTTCCAAAGCTTCCAGAAACGGTGTATTGTCATATCCATAATATTCCAACAAGGTATCGTCCCGAGTGTATGCATCGGTAATGATGTAATAGATATCGGGATATTCTCCGGATGCGTCTACATGTTGAGTGACCTCAAGATCAGCGGCCGAAGGACTCGATTTTCGAAACCGCAGCTCATAAGATGTGATCTGAAACAATGGAACGATTAGAAGGATGAAAGCGATCGCATTCATTCCGATGGTTATATCCACGCTCTTCGTTTTCTTTACAACCCACGTCCATCCCACAATCAACAAGGCCAAAAATACGACAAGGAGGTAGCGATGGCGCCCCAGACTCACACCGAAGACATCCACGTTTTTCAATTCGCTGTAAACCTGCCCGTAGCTGAAAAACAACAACGCGGCGATGGAAACCATCACAGCCGAGCGATCCCAATCCCGCACAAGAACTCGCAAGAGCAGGAATAACGCCAGGATACTCGCAGCGACAATTATAAATATCCGCATCGTGGAAACAATTTCAACTTCCTTAATATTGAAGGCCAAAAACTTTACGACCGGATATAGGCCGAAGAGTATCGGGTGAAACGGAATGTGTAAAAATTTTCGTATGGAAGACATATCGTACCTACCTTAATCAATCATGAGTGATTCTCAATAAAACCAACGACATGCAGTCTATCGCAAATCGAGGGATGAAATCAACTATATATAAAGTATCTCGAAGGACAGATCAAGGCATTTTATTGAAAGAATAATCCATCTCCCACCTGTAGCCGCTTCACCTCCTTTCGATTTACTCCGACTTTACATCGCGCTCAAGAGTTAATAGCCAATACGGACCAGTTGAAATCTCCCCATAGTTGTCGATACAATGAGTGGGTGGTGTCTGGTATCGAACAACGATCTTTACGGGATGGTCACGATTCGATTAAAGGTAAGGCAACAAGAAGGCGTACCGACTTCCCTTCGTCTTGTGTTTGCACTGTCCGTCCCCTACAGGTATAATCCCGCCACCTGATCGCGTTGAACACTCATGCAGCGAGCGAAACCTGAAAGCATGCTCCAGAGCCGCTTCGCTGCAGAGAAGTGGCGCGATCGATGAGCGTAGCAATGTAGAAGAGAGCCAAATGGCACTGAAGGGCAACCTGCGTGACTTTACGGTCACACAACTACGCACAAATGGGCAAAGGAGACAGCTCGCTCACGAACATCTTGACCAAAGCCGGCGTGATGACCGCAAAGCAAGCCACGACCATCAAGGAACACGCAAGCGACAAGACCGACAAGGAATTGGGACTGCTCTTGATCAATGCGGGTTATCTCAGCCAGCAGGATATTCTCTCGGGGATCCAACAATATGTGTTGGATACCGTGTATCAACTCTTCACCTGGTCGGACGGTTTCTTCCGCTTCGACGCCAGCGTGCTACCCCCGGATGACGCCATCACAATTCGCCTCGATCTCGAGAACATCATCATGGAAGGCTCGCGTCACGTTCAGGAATGGGAGCAGCTCCAGGACGAGATCCCCAATCTCAGCATGGCGCTGAATTTCGTCGAACGTCCCGGCGCGAACATCCGCGACGTAAATCTCACCGTCGAGGAATGGAAAGTGGTCTCGTACATCAATCCAAAAAACAGCATCAAACAAATCGCGAAAGCCAATAAAATGAACGACCTGGAAATCCGCCGCATCGTGTACGGATTGCTCCAGGCTGGATTAATCGAAATCGTACGACCGGACGGCATGCCGCTGCCCCGGCACGCCCAACGGGTGCCGCCTGTCGATCGCAAGAAGCAGACATCTCTGGTCAACCGTCTGATCGATCGCGTCCGGTCCTTATAGGCGAGGATCTTTTATGCAAACTGTAAAGATGGTCGTCACCGGCCCCTTCAACAGCGGAAAAACCGCCTTCATCTGCT
Proteins encoded in this window:
- a CDS encoding DUF4388 domain-containing protein is translated as MTLRSHNYAQMGKGDSSLTNILTKAGVMTAKQATTIKEHASDKTDKELGLLLINAGYLSQQDILSGIQQYVLDTVYQLFTWSDGFFRFDASVLPPDDAITIRLDLENIIMEGSRHVQEWEQLQDEIPNLSMALNFVERPGANIRDVNLTVEEWKVVSYINPKNSIKQIAKANKMNDLEIRRIVYGLLQAGLIEIVRPDGMPLPRHAQRVPPVDRKKQTSLVNRLIDRVRSL